Proteins encoded within one genomic window of Pieris rapae chromosome 1, ilPieRapa1.1, whole genome shotgun sequence:
- the LOC111001611 gene encoding trypsin, alkaline B isoform X2 has protein sequence MKVAVLALLVAVCAGAPQQRVIGGTQVDISSYPYVAALLRYNSEVGAYSQTCVGSIINNRSILTSINCVENDPVNYWRARIGSSRASSGGIVYYMSAFLFNPSYDIFTSDGDVAILRTSQTIQYGGRVALAGRNYVVRDNTPVTLLGWGDIRYEGPRSENLLKADLIMINQEKCRENYNLIAMTVTENMQCAGTAEGGADFCEGDVGAPLIHNNVLIGIASFRTPVCGRANYPGIYTRVNRYLSWIQSNV, from the exons GCGCACCACAACAGAGAGTCATTGGTGGAACTCAAGTGGATATTTCATCTTATCCCTATGTAGCTGCACTCCTAAGATACAATTCCGAAGTAGGGGCCTACTCCCAAACTTGCGTCGGCTCCATTATCAATAACAGATCCATTTTGACTTCTATTAACTGTGTTGA AAATGATCCTGTTAACTACTGGCGTGCCCGAATTGGATCATCCCGTGCCAGCAGTGGTGGTATTGTCTACTATATGAGTGCTTTCCTCTTTAACCCGAGCTATGACATTTTCACGTCGGATGGTGATGTTGCCATTTTAAGGACGTCACAAACGATCCAATACGGAGGTCGAGTCGCCCTAGCTGGCAGAAATTACGTCGTACGAGATAATACTCCTGTAACTCTTCTCGGATGGGGTGATATTCGT TATGAAGGCCCTCGCTCAGAAAATCTTCTAAAGGCCGATCTCATTATGATCAACCAAGAAAAATGCAGAGAAAACTACAACCTTATTGCTATGACTGTAACTGAAAATATGCAGTGCGCTGGCACTGCTGAGGGCGGCGCTGACTTCTGTGAAGGTGATGTTGGAGCTCCCTTGATTCACAACAATGTGCTTATTGGTATTGCCTCATTTCGTACACCAGTCTGTGGTCGGGCTAACTATCCTGGTATCTACACTCGCGTTAACCGATACCTTTCTTGGATACAGTCAAacgtttaa